Proteins from a single region of Nitratidesulfovibrio sp.:
- a CDS encoding catalase: MTKHKLTTNAGAPVPDNQNAMTAGPRGPMLLQDVWFLEKLAHFDREVIPERRMHAKGSGAYGTFTVTHDISKYTKAALFSKIGKKTELFVRFSTVAGERGAADAERDIRGFAIKFYTKQGNWDLVGNNTPVFFLRDPLKFPDLNHAVKRDPRTNMRSAKNNWDFWTSLPEALHQVTVVMSDRGIPASYRHMHGFGSHTFSFISPDNQRYWVKFHFRTQQGIKNLTDAEAEALVGTCRESHQRDLYESIERGEYPRWTMFVQVVAERDVEKFPYHPFDLTKVWFHKDAPLIEVGVLELNRNPENYFAEVEQAAFNPANVVPGISFSPDKMLQGRLFSYGDAQRYRLGVNHHLIPVNAARCPMHSYHRDGAMRVDGNHGSTLAYEPNSYGEWQEQPDFAEPPLAIKGDAAHWNFREDDADYYDQPGRLFRLMTPQQQEALFQNTARAMGDAPEEIKRRHVGNCAKADPAYGAGVAKALGLKM; this comes from the coding sequence ATGACAAAGCACAAGCTCACCACCAACGCAGGCGCCCCGGTACCCGACAACCAGAACGCCATGACCGCCGGGCCGCGCGGCCCCATGCTGCTGCAAGACGTGTGGTTTCTTGAAAAGCTGGCCCACTTCGACCGGGAAGTGATTCCCGAGCGGCGCATGCACGCCAAGGGGTCCGGCGCGTACGGCACGTTCACCGTCACCCACGACATTTCCAAATACACCAAGGCGGCCCTGTTCTCGAAAATCGGCAAGAAGACCGAACTGTTCGTGCGCTTTTCCACCGTGGCGGGCGAACGCGGCGCGGCCGACGCGGAACGCGACATCCGGGGGTTCGCCATCAAGTTCTACACCAAACAGGGCAACTGGGATCTGGTGGGCAACAACACCCCGGTCTTCTTCCTGCGCGACCCGCTGAAGTTCCCCGACCTGAACCACGCCGTGAAGCGCGACCCGCGCACCAACATGCGCAGCGCGAAGAACAACTGGGACTTCTGGACATCCCTGCCGGAGGCGCTGCACCAGGTCACCGTGGTCATGAGCGACCGGGGCATTCCCGCCAGCTACCGGCACATGCACGGTTTCGGCAGCCACACCTTCAGCTTCATCAGCCCGGACAACCAGCGCTACTGGGTGAAGTTCCACTTCCGTACCCAGCAGGGCATCAAGAACCTGACCGACGCCGAGGCCGAGGCCCTTGTGGGCACCTGCCGCGAAAGCCACCAGCGCGACCTGTACGAAAGCATCGAACGCGGCGAATACCCCAGGTGGACCATGTTCGTGCAGGTGGTGGCGGAACGGGACGTGGAAAAGTTCCCCTACCACCCCTTCGACCTGACCAAGGTGTGGTTTCACAAGGACGCCCCGCTCATCGAGGTGGGGGTGCTGGAACTGAACCGCAACCCCGAAAACTATTTCGCCGAGGTGGAGCAGGCAGCCTTCAACCCCGCCAACGTGGTGCCGGGCATCAGCTTTTCGCCCGACAAGATGTTGCAGGGGCGGCTGTTTTCATACGGCGACGCACAGCGCTACCGGCTGGGCGTGAACCATCACCTCATCCCGGTCAACGCGGCGCGCTGCCCCATGCACAGCTACCACCGCGACGGGGCCATGCGGGTTGACGGCAACCACGGCAGCACGCTGGCCTACGAACCCAACAGCTACGGCGAGTGGCAGGAACAACCGGACTTCGCCGAACCGCCCCTGGCCATCAAGGGCGATGCGGCGCACTGGAACTTCCGCGAGGACGACGCCGACTACTACGATCAGCCGGGCCGGCTGTTCCGCCTGATGACCCCGCAGCAGCAGGAGGCCCTGTTCCAGAACACCGCCCGCGCCATGGGCGACGCACCCGAAGAAATCAAGCGGCGCCACGTGGGCAACTGCGCCAAGGCCGACCCGGCCTACGGCGCGGGCGTGGCCAAGGCCCTGGGACTCAAGATGTGA
- a CDS encoding ATP-binding protein: protein MPEGFIATALTAVFIGVLVISGVAYRYTRGAAEEMAGAQMVQALELLDRDVSGRVRDIARRTVLVSQEEVLPLALEDSYLGRSARVSAQRRLDAFVQAGGFSHLLLVDRAGGVVLSTLPPTLPLDETRRDVSDRETFRAAMRGVPALELVERSRLTGGPVLVTVEPVRGPDGEVLGMVAAITAMDVFARDILDSVHLGAAGGAYILSGTGVLLAQPAWAGPDDFAPDAELLEMLRAGGSAARGANPAAQVIQRAGGQQLIIFRRNAATNWLLVVEADEEDILAPARRLAAASGGISLVTLACVALALGALQRAMARLRQSEDRFSSLFRLSPDSVLLVAPENGMVEDVNDAAASAFGLARRAMVGRTVYDLGILSDEDARQAVWAQLEGEGTIRNVEVAGRAPDMGDGREVFHSLSGQAMDIGGRPLFMLVLRDVTELKKMQEVMIQTEKMISVGGIAAGIAHEINNPLGAIMQASQNMQQRMNTVLPANIVAAQEAGLDLDALQRYLRIRKVDRFIEDIRAAAIRASGIIRHMLDFSRSSAARSTVSDLRGLVARAVNLAASDYDLKKNYDFRKISIDIRMADNLPPVPCVETEVEQVLLNLLRNAAQALSGMNPPRDDPRIVLRAFAQDGWLRLEVEDNGPGMSPEVQRRIFEPFYTTKPPGVGTGLGLSVSYFIVTKGHEGRMAVESHPGEGSVFRVDLPVGGPSRSVPTRREDGGAVPPDGGAPS from the coding sequence ATGCCCGAAGGGTTCATCGCCACGGCGCTTACGGCGGTGTTCATCGGCGTGCTGGTCATTTCCGGCGTTGCCTATCGCTATACCCGTGGCGCGGCAGAAGAAATGGCCGGTGCGCAGATGGTGCAGGCGCTGGAACTGCTGGACCGCGACGTATCCGGGCGGGTGCGCGACATCGCGCGGCGCACCGTTCTGGTCAGCCAGGAAGAGGTGCTGCCGCTGGCGCTGGAGGATTCGTACCTGGGGCGCTCCGCCCGTGTGTCGGCCCAGCGCAGGCTGGACGCCTTCGTGCAGGCGGGCGGGTTCAGCCATCTGCTGCTGGTGGATCGGGCAGGCGGCGTGGTGCTGTCCACCCTGCCGCCCACCCTGCCACTGGACGAGACCCGGCGAGATGTTTCCGACCGCGAGACGTTCCGGGCGGCCATGCGGGGCGTCCCCGCCCTGGAACTGGTGGAGCGGTCGCGGCTTACCGGCGGGCCGGTGCTGGTCACCGTCGAACCGGTGCGTGGCCCCGATGGCGAGGTGCTGGGCATGGTGGCTGCCATCACCGCCATGGACGTCTTTGCGCGGGATATCCTGGACAGCGTGCACCTGGGCGCGGCGGGCGGTGCGTATATCCTGAGCGGCACGGGGGTACTGCTGGCACAGCCCGCATGGGCCGGACCGGACGATTTTGCGCCCGACGCGGAACTGCTGGAAATGCTTCGCGCGGGCGGCAGCGCGGCGCGGGGCGCCAACCCGGCAGCCCAGGTGATACAGCGGGCGGGCGGACAACAGCTGATCATATTCCGGCGCAATGCGGCCACCAACTGGCTGCTGGTTGTCGAGGCGGATGAAGAGGACATCCTGGCCCCGGCGCGCCGCCTGGCCGCCGCCAGCGGGGGCATATCGCTGGTCACGCTGGCCTGCGTGGCCCTGGCGCTGGGTGCGTTGCAGCGGGCCATGGCCCGGCTGCGCCAATCGGAGGACCGTTTTTCCAGTCTGTTCCGCCTTTCTCCGGACAGCGTGCTGCTGGTGGCGCCGGAGAACGGCATGGTGGAGGACGTCAACGATGCCGCTGCCAGCGCGTTCGGCCTGGCACGCCGGGCCATGGTGGGCCGCACGGTATACGACCTGGGCATCCTGTCCGACGAGGATGCGCGGCAAGCCGTGTGGGCGCAGTTGGAGGGCGAAGGCACCATCCGTAACGTGGAGGTGGCGGGGCGCGCCCCGGACATGGGGGACGGACGGGAGGTGTTCCATTCCCTGTCCGGCCAGGCCATGGATATCGGCGGCAGGCCCCTGTTCATGCTGGTGCTGCGCGACGTGACAGAGCTGAAGAAGATGCAGGAGGTGATGATCCAGACCGAAAAGATGATTTCGGTGGGGGGCATCGCGGCGGGCATCGCCCACGAGATCAACAACCCCCTGGGGGCCATCATGCAGGCCTCGCAGAACATGCAGCAGCGCATGAACACCGTGCTGCCCGCCAACATCGTCGCTGCACAGGAGGCGGGGCTGGACCTTGACGCCCTGCAACGGTACCTGCGGATACGCAAGGTGGACCGGTTCATCGAGGACATTCGGGCGGCGGCCATCCGTGCTTCCGGCATCATCCGGCACATGCTGGACTTCAGCCGCAGCAGCGCCGCGCGCAGCACCGTCAGCGACCTTCGGGGGCTGGTGGCCCGCGCCGTGAACCTGGCCGCCAGCGACTACGACCTGAAGAAGAACTACGATTTCAGAAAGATCAGCATCGATATCCGCATGGCGGACAACCTGCCCCCGGTGCCCTGCGTGGAGACCGAGGTGGAACAGGTGCTGCTGAACCTGCTGCGCAACGCGGCGCAAGCTTTGTCCGGCATGAACCCGCCCCGCGACGATCCGCGCATCGTGCTGCGTGCCTTTGCGCAGGATGGCTGGCTGCGCCTGGAGGTGGAGGACAACGGCCCCGGCATGTCGCCCGAGGTGCAGCGCCGCATCTTCGAGCCGTTCTACACCACCAAGCCGCCGGGAGTGGGCACGGGCCTTGGCCTTTCGGTGTCGTACTTCATCGTCACCAAGGGGCACGAGGGTCGCATGGCCGTGGAGTCGCACCCCGGCGAGGGCAGCGTGTTCCGCGTCGACCTGCCCGTGGGCGGGCCGTCCCGTTCCGTACCTACCCGGCGTGAAGACGGCGGGGCTGTCCCCCCGGATGGTGGTGCCCCGTCCTGA